A region of Ferviditalea candida DNA encodes the following proteins:
- a CDS encoding glycosyltransferase: MKKAICVLGMHRSGTSMLMKVLNILGVYLGEDKDILAFGDDNPEGFWEHQGIVDIHEKIFAELNRSWDSTIPLPENWLKTPQILEYKKELIDLIKREFNDVPVWGWKDPRTCILLPLWNEIYDILDIEVSYVISLRNPLDIANSLFKRNNMNKQNAIALWYYHMINVLEYTKGSQKMIVEYDSLLEDTLENAKKIADFIGLDFNKEKELNVKASIKPGLRHSHSSYKELCLYTEEKVALLYKDFEYLLESNSNEFYSIANYKFHTKIIQLEELENRQKIIEQKNVEIDQVREEIRQKDEEAIQARTEIERNNLEIERVHEELRKKNKEVIHAIEDLERKNTEIEQVREELERKNVEIGRVKEELEQKNLEIRLAREEMEQKREVFEEQKGKNLSIIKNNEALREKIDSMQAIVSQAINQSILLSTTKLFKFIHLMYRVKHQLIKGDLTAKRKFFNWLSKRWNRQIYIHEHNYNPLYQIVDILNESKIINKNDSINTNYEHFDLYDRKNNISSVEVISEICTTPKLTVDIKEKYQKIDIILLSIIDFDFRYQRPQHLANVFAENGHRVFYINANFGKNEKVIHEKHHNLNIFNIESIKFKNIYAVDSLENLRNINCEIERIVNENAIRDCLVVIEYPTWTETAKFLKKKYGFKIVSDYLDDFTGFKDTSNDFLSYTSIEMLKISDKVIASSSFLAEKAGKYNCNVEIVRNGTEFQFFNNVFRKNSDKKKRKIVGYYGAVAHWFDFNKIEYLAEQLTDVDIVIIGAVTEGYNRLTKYSNIKLLGEKPYKDLPSYLKDFDVCLIPFDTTTDLIKATNPVKFYEYLSAGKKVVATEIPELMPFKNKYVYLANDNDQFLHYVRICLDNSDDLAFDLECVEFAKENDWSKRGKAFLDVSKETFPKVSIIMLTYNQLDYTKQCISSIIDKTSYPNYELIIVDNNSQDNTQEYLKQVEKRHDQIKVILNEENHGFAGGNNIGLKHATGDYLILLNNDTIVTRGWITGLLKHFDNNPNLGLVGPVTNSIGNEAMIKTEYDSLEDMDNFAYNYTMNSMGELYIAINTLAMFCVAIPRTTFEKIGFLDENYKVGMFEDDDYSLAILRSGYEIACAEDVFIHHFGSVSFKKLDDKEYKKIFDENKDYYEQKWNTKWVPHKYRDGIF; this comes from the coding sequence ATGAAAAAAGCAATATGTGTATTAGGAATGCATCGAAGCGGGACTTCAATGCTAATGAAAGTATTGAACATTTTGGGTGTTTATTTAGGGGAAGATAAAGATATCTTAGCTTTTGGTGATGATAATCCGGAAGGCTTTTGGGAGCATCAAGGTATCGTTGATATACATGAAAAAATCTTTGCGGAATTAAATCGCAGCTGGGATAGTACAATACCCTTGCCAGAGAATTGGTTGAAAACACCTCAAATACTAGAGTATAAAAAAGAACTTATAGATTTGATAAAACGTGAATTTAATGATGTTCCAGTATGGGGGTGGAAAGACCCTCGCACTTGCATACTTTTACCGTTGTGGAATGAAATTTATGATATTTTAGATATTGAAGTAAGCTATGTTATTTCATTGAGAAATCCTTTAGATATAGCTAATTCCTTATTCAAAAGAAATAATATGAATAAGCAAAATGCAATAGCCTTGTGGTATTACCATATGATAAATGTTCTTGAATACACTAAAGGTTCTCAAAAAATGATCGTGGAGTATGATTCGTTACTTGAGGATACTTTGGAAAATGCAAAAAAGATTGCTGATTTTATTGGGCTAGACTTCAATAAGGAAAAGGAATTGAATGTTAAAGCAAGCATAAAACCAGGACTAAGACATAGTCATTCTTCGTATAAAGAATTATGTCTTTATACTGAAGAAAAAGTTGCGTTATTATATAAAGATTTTGAATACTTATTAGAATCTAATAGTAATGAATTTTATAGCATTGCGAATTATAAGTTTCATACAAAAATAATTCAATTAGAAGAATTAGAAAACAGGCAGAAGATAATAGAACAAAAAAATGTGGAAATTGACCAAGTACGAGAAGAAATAAGGCAAAAGGACGAGGAAGCAATTCAGGCAAGAACAGAGATAGAACGGAATAACTTAGAAATAGAACGTGTGCATGAGGAATTAAGAAAAAAGAATAAGGAAGTAATTCATGCTATAGAAGACTTGGAACGGAAAAACACAGAAATCGAGCAAGTAAGGGAAGAGTTAGAACGAAAGAATGTAGAAATAGGACGAGTAAAAGAGGAGTTAGAACAAAAGAATTTAGAAATTAGGCTAGCAAGAGAAGAGATGGAGCAAAAACGTGAAGTGTTTGAGGAGCAGAAGGGAAAAAATCTCTCTATAATTAAGAATAATGAAGCTTTAAGAGAAAAGATAGATAGTATGCAAGCAATTGTAAGTCAAGCGATAAATCAGTCAATCCTTCTTTCAACCACAAAATTATTTAAATTTATACATCTTATGTATAGAGTCAAACATCAACTTATTAAAGGGGATTTGACTGCTAAAAGGAAATTTTTTAATTGGTTGTCAAAGCGATGGAATAGGCAAATTTACATTCATGAACATAATTATAATCCATTGTATCAAATAGTAGATATTCTTAATGAGAGTAAAATCATTAATAAAAACGATTCTATTAACACAAATTATGAACATTTTGATCTATATGATAGGAAGAATAATATTTCCTCAGTTGAAGTTATATCTGAAATATGTACAACTCCAAAATTAACAGTAGATATTAAAGAGAAATATCAAAAAATAGATATTATTTTACTATCTATTATTGATTTTGATTTTAGATATCAAAGGCCGCAACATCTTGCCAATGTATTTGCTGAAAATGGTCATAGAGTATTTTATATTAATGCAAATTTCGGGAAAAATGAAAAAGTTATTCACGAAAAACATCATAATTTAAACATATTTAATATTGAAAGTATCAAATTTAAAAATATTTATGCTGTGGATTCTTTAGAAAATCTGAGAAATATTAATTGTGAAATAGAGAGAATTGTAAATGAAAATGCAATTAGAGATTGTCTTGTTGTTATAGAGTACCCTACATGGACCGAAACGGCTAAATTTCTAAAGAAGAAATATGGATTCAAAATAGTAAGCGATTATCTTGATGATTTTACTGGTTTTAAGGACACTAGTAATGATTTTTTGAGTTATACAAGTATAGAAATGTTGAAGATAAGTGATAAAGTGATTGCAAGCTCAAGTTTTTTAGCAGAGAAGGCCGGAAAATATAATTGCAATGTAGAAATTGTCCGTAATGGCACAGAATTTCAGTTTTTTAATAATGTATTTAGAAAGAATTCAGATAAGAAGAAGCGGAAGATTGTTGGGTATTACGGAGCAGTAGCTCACTGGTTTGATTTTAATAAGATTGAATATCTTGCTGAGCAATTAACAGATGTTGATATCGTAATTATTGGAGCTGTTACTGAAGGGTACAATAGATTAACTAAATATTCGAATATTAAACTGCTTGGAGAAAAACCATATAAAGATTTGCCGAGTTATCTGAAAGACTTCGATGTATGTCTAATACCATTTGATACTACAACTGATTTAATTAAGGCAACTAATCCTGTTAAATTTTACGAGTATCTAAGTGCCGGAAAGAAAGTAGTAGCAACTGAAATCCCTGAACTGATGCCATTTAAAAATAAATATGTATATCTTGCTAATGACAATGATCAGTTTCTTCATTATGTGAGAATATGCCTTGATAATTCAGACGATTTGGCATTTGACCTGGAATGTGTTGAATTTGCTAAGGAAAACGATTGGAGCAAGAGGGGAAAAGCATTTTTGGATGTTTCGAAAGAAACATTCCCAAAAGTATCAATTATTATGCTTACTTATAACCAACTAGATTACACTAAACAATGCATATCAAGCATTATTGACAAAACGTCATATCCTAATTATGAGTTAATAATCGTTGACAATAATTCTCAAGACAATACGCAAGAATATTTAAAACAAGTTGAAAAACGTCATGATCAGATTAAAGTGATTTTGAATGAGGAGAACCATGGGTTTGCAGGTGGGAATAACATAGGATTAAAGCATGCAACAGGGGATTATTTGATACTCCTTAATAATGATACGATTGTTACTAGGGGATGGATAACAGGGCTACTGAAACACTTTGATAATAATCCTAATCTTGGACTGGTGGGTCCAGTAACAAATTCTATTGGAAATGAAGCCATGATAAAAACGGAGTATGATTCTTTAGAAGATATGGATAACTTTGCTTATAATTATACTATGAATTCAATGGGGGAGTTATATATTGCAATTAACACCCTTGCGATGTTTTGCGTAGCTATCCCTAGGACTACTTTTGAGAAGATAGGCTTTTTGGATGAGAACTATAAGGTTGGCATGTTTGAAGATGATGATTATTCTCTTGCAATATTAAGATCAGGTTATGAAATTGCTTGTGCCGAAGATGTATTTATACATCATTTTGGCAGTGTTTCATTTAAGAAACTAGATGATAAAGAGTACAAGAAAATATTTGATGAAAATAAAGATTATTACGAACAAAAATGGAATACGAAGTGGGTACCGCATAAATATAGGGATGGCATTTTCTAG